In the genome of Saprospira sp. CCB-QB6, one region contains:
- a CDS encoding DUF3137 domain-containing protein produces MFDLNAHIQEIESLIPKAEKLRKRKLLPYYLLKSLALIPLAISLVFAYIALSNLDSKAIPIPTGVAAIIFLVAAFVLFSRAGRNRLDRLRGEIKEVLLVPLLGQHPHFEYRPKNSLELEDLRRAGLFQPPPNILKGEDLFVGQIGEFPVDFSEIEAKRRTERNNGKKKQVQIRVVFKGIFGRIRLSHSSQIGSTLVIPQLVKNSQNSKWFAWVNEALSLLQIKQKHIEIIGLPEFSERYAVYGDSPEGSRKLLRSELQQVLLDIAARWERPVYFAFVDQAAYLGLSRKGNRFELSVRRPLDAETLRKEARIFLQEFQEIEHYMELLAQQLS; encoded by the coding sequence ATGTTTGATCTCAATGCTCATATTCAAGAAATTGAATCTTTGATTCCCAAGGCAGAAAAACTGCGCAAGCGCAAGCTCCTTCCTTATTATCTGCTCAAATCGCTAGCCCTTATTCCCCTTGCTATTTCTTTAGTTTTTGCCTATATCGCTCTAAGCAATTTGGATAGTAAAGCCATTCCGATTCCGACAGGCGTGGCAGCAATTATTTTTTTAGTGGCCGCTTTCGTCCTTTTTTCTAGAGCTGGCCGCAATCGCCTCGATCGTTTGCGTGGAGAGATCAAGGAAGTGCTTTTGGTGCCGCTTTTGGGCCAACATCCTCATTTTGAGTATCGGCCCAAAAACAGTTTGGAGCTAGAGGATTTGCGTAGAGCGGGGCTTTTTCAGCCCCCGCCCAACATTTTGAAGGGAGAAGATTTATTTGTGGGCCAAATTGGAGAATTCCCTGTTGATTTCTCAGAAATTGAGGCGAAGCGACGTACAGAGCGTAATAACGGCAAAAAAAAGCAGGTCCAAATTCGGGTAGTCTTCAAAGGGATTTTTGGTCGAATTCGGCTATCTCATAGCAGTCAAATTGGGTCGACCTTAGTGATTCCTCAATTGGTCAAGAATTCTCAAAACTCCAAATGGTTTGCTTGGGTCAATGAGGCGCTTTCCTTGCTTCAGATAAAGCAAAAGCATATTGAAATTATTGGATTGCCTGAATTTTCGGAGCGTTATGCTGTTTATGGCGATAGTCCAGAGGGCAGTCGAAAGTTATTGCGCAGCGAATTGCAACAGGTCTTACTTGATATTGCTGCACGTTGGGAGCGGCCTGTTTATTTTGCTTTTGTGGACCAGGCGGCTTATTTGGGGCTTTCTCGCAAGGGGAATCGTTTTGAGTTATCAGTTCGTCGGCCTTTAGATGCCGAAACGCTTCGGAAAGAGGCTCGAATATTTTTGCAGGAATTTCAGGAAATTGAACATTATATGGAGTTGCTTGCGCAGCAATTGTCTTAG
- a CDS encoding OmpA family protein — protein sequence MKSFLPLLLISSFLLGLWPNAVSIWARPQGPAEDFRPLIDDHFSHVDYLPRYREKNKNFIISKVEYGAKKVILHCIYVSTHNDMLEFVGHDLPYAWALETPKRPGAQQEPLRKLATVKNIRLNNELRLAELEAEQRFPIMPQKGDVLSCELHVENLPYFVKVVNLTGGPQDANFRTYFEVSDLMLKSATSPTLGSQQEMKTKLDNFYTEFSYARSKFYESEELIPKAESLGEHPNMPIQSAMQPVDYMPNMLNTVEDLECQKRVILKNVYFHDDKARFSRRVQAMKTLGIVENYLERYPSAKVVLHGHTDVFGDAYNNLLLSKERVLAVKRALIQKGIDRKRIITLHHGGSQPLPHHENGGAVNRRVEAEIICGEQNGPN from the coding sequence ATGAAATCATTTCTCCCCCTTTTATTAATTAGCAGTTTCCTTTTGGGCCTTTGGCCCAATGCGGTGAGCATTTGGGCCCGCCCCCAAGGCCCCGCAGAAGATTTTCGTCCACTCATTGACGATCACTTCTCTCATGTAGATTACTTGCCCCGCTACCGAGAAAAGAATAAAAACTTTATCATCTCTAAGGTAGAATATGGCGCAAAGAAGGTTATCCTACATTGTATCTATGTTTCGACTCATAACGATATGCTCGAATTTGTAGGGCACGATTTGCCTTATGCTTGGGCTCTAGAAACACCAAAACGTCCTGGCGCTCAGCAAGAACCTTTGCGAAAATTGGCCACAGTCAAAAATATTCGACTCAATAATGAATTGCGCCTAGCTGAATTGGAAGCCGAACAGCGCTTTCCTATTATGCCCCAAAAAGGGGATGTGCTAAGCTGTGAATTACATGTGGAAAATCTGCCCTATTTTGTTAAAGTGGTGAACTTAACAGGAGGCCCTCAAGATGCTAATTTTAGAACTTACTTTGAAGTGAGTGACCTCATGCTCAAGTCCGCAACTAGCCCCACCCTAGGCAGCCAACAAGAAATGAAAACAAAGCTGGATAATTTTTATACCGAGTTTAGCTATGCTCGATCTAAGTTCTACGAATCTGAAGAACTTATCCCTAAGGCAGAAAGTCTGGGCGAACACCCCAATATGCCCATTCAATCAGCAATGCAGCCTGTAGACTATATGCCTAATATGCTCAATACCGTAGAAGATTTGGAATGCCAAAAACGAGTTATTCTCAAAAATGTCTATTTCCACGATGATAAGGCCCGCTTCTCTAGACGAGTACAAGCAATGAAAACGCTGGGCATTGTTGAAAATTATTTGGAGCGCTACCCTTCCGCTAAAGTCGTTTTGCACGGACATACCGACGTTTTTGGCGATGCTTACAATAACCTACTCCTCTCTAAAGAACGAGTGCTAGCCGTTAAAAGAGCTCTCATCCAAAAGGGAATCGATCGCAAAAGAATCATTACGCTTCATCATGGAGGCTCTCAGCCTTTACCTCATCACGAAAATGGCGGGGCTGTTAACCGCCGAGTAGAAGCCGAAATTATTTGTGGGGAACAAAATGGTCCTAACTAA